A DNA window from uncultured Fibrobacter sp. contains the following coding sequences:
- a CDS encoding SpoIIE family protein phosphatase — MGFNFRGLAFKQSMMILVAFTVVFGLIFGIMSYQTQNMLNKMTIENGEESSRANVNYIDKLFNAGKLVGDDVAATLGKRKMTKAELDEFLFQSLTNARNLVPQIVAVVLAYEPGMGPETPKGEFMRLARFTDNEIKLITGANYQDKEWYYSTRDGKTSRWQEPFIGEFVPEPIAVYTVPIFRTNEKGEEVLAGVLAVDMSIDFLKETITEIPISNSGYAIITSAKNVAVAYPKSIAQGKRNREITVKEIRGKSTIDFDRQNRDSSGLFLGTIAGGEESAVYYTTIKANNWTFMVAWPIQKYLEDQRGMRKLFLVLAFAGYGGMLVIILLISFRVAKPLKELAKAARKLGLGNFNVTIPQITGHDEVSEFAAAFSNMLTELKDHIEKQKDMKRIERELDLARNIQHSMLPSSEHEENSDDDRHELSPFLLPAKEVGGDFYDFFKIDNDHLCVVIGDVSGKGVAAALFMMVARIILRTTTKNLKSIVDAFNKTNFALAKRNKLSMFVTIWAGIIDLRTGHIEFASAGHNPPAVRHKDGTVEFIPSKSGIVMAAMEDTIYKLQTFDLKTGDTLFLYTDGVTEATNRNNVLFGDNRLLEILRQGGEKTPAETCTLVKKEIDNFVQDVPQFDDITMLTVKFNGSDEPVWERYEKTIDVSGNNKGELKTFVQDILTPMDGAKKMQMQDAWDRYEKIVDVIPENQDILTAFVEGILAPMEGSMKSQMQINIAIDEIYSNIVKFSGATKVTLIVEIRKATLTARLTFIDDGKPYDPIMQADPDVTLPAEDREIGGLGIFIVKKTMDSVCYRRNGDKNELAITKTL, encoded by the coding sequence ATGGGTTTCAATTTTAGGGGACTCGCATTCAAGCAGTCCATGATGATTCTAGTGGCGTTCACCGTCGTGTTCGGCCTTATTTTCGGCATCATGAGCTACCAGACCCAAAATATGCTCAACAAGATGACGATCGAAAACGGTGAAGAATCCAGCCGCGCGAACGTGAACTACATCGACAAGCTCTTCAATGCAGGCAAGCTCGTCGGTGACGATGTCGCAGCCACCCTCGGCAAGCGCAAGATGACAAAAGCGGAACTGGACGAATTCCTGTTTCAGTCTCTCACGAACGCCCGCAACCTCGTTCCCCAAATCGTGGCAGTCGTACTCGCCTACGAACCCGGCATGGGCCCAGAAACACCCAAGGGCGAATTCATGCGACTCGCCCGCTTTACCGACAACGAAATCAAGCTGATTACTGGCGCCAACTATCAGGACAAGGAATGGTACTATTCTACCAGGGACGGCAAGACCAGTCGCTGGCAGGAACCTTTCATTGGCGAATTCGTTCCCGAACCGATAGCCGTCTACACAGTCCCCATTTTCCGCACAAACGAAAAGGGCGAAGAAGTCCTTGCAGGTGTCCTTGCCGTAGACATGTCCATCGACTTCCTTAAAGAAACCATTACCGAAATTCCCATTTCAAACTCGGGATACGCCATCATCACCTCGGCTAAGAATGTGGCCGTCGCCTACCCCAAGAGCATCGCCCAGGGAAAGCGCAACCGAGAAATCACCGTCAAGGAAATTCGCGGAAAAAGTACCATCGACTTTGATAGACAGAACCGCGACAGCAGCGGACTTTTCCTAGGCACCATCGCCGGTGGCGAAGAATCTGCCGTTTATTATACCACCATCAAGGCCAACAACTGGACCTTCATGGTCGCGTGGCCCATCCAGAAATATCTGGAAGACCAGAGAGGCATGCGCAAGCTTTTCCTGGTGCTCGCGTTCGCCGGCTACGGTGGTATGCTCGTCATCATCTTGCTGATTTCTTTCCGAGTCGCAAAGCCACTCAAGGAGCTTGCCAAGGCAGCACGTAAACTGGGACTCGGAAACTTCAACGTTACCATTCCGCAAATCACCGGACACGACGAGGTTTCCGAATTTGCAGCCGCCTTCTCGAATATGCTGACCGAACTCAAGGACCATATCGAGAAACAGAAGGACATGAAGCGCATCGAGCGCGAACTCGATCTCGCCCGCAACATTCAACATTCCATGCTCCCCAGCAGCGAACACGAAGAAAATTCCGACGACGACCGTCACGAACTTTCACCGTTCCTGCTTCCGGCCAAGGAAGTCGGTGGTGACTTCTACGACTTCTTCAAGATCGACAACGACCATCTTTGCGTCGTGATCGGCGATGTGTCCGGAAAGGGCGTCGCCGCGGCACTTTTCATGATGGTAGCCCGAATCATTCTGCGCACCACGACCAAGAACCTGAAGTCCATTGTCGATGCGTTCAACAAGACGAACTTCGCCCTTGCAAAGCGCAACAAACTGAGCATGTTCGTCACCATCTGGGCGGGCATCATCGACTTGCGCACAGGACACATCGAATTCGCCTCGGCAGGCCATAACCCGCCCGCCGTTCGCCACAAGGACGGCACCGTCGAATTCATACCGAGCAAGTCGGGCATTGTCATGGCCGCCATGGAAGATACCATCTACAAGTTGCAGACCTTCGACCTCAAGACAGGCGACACCCTGTTCCTTTACACCGACGGCGTCACCGAAGCGACCAACCGCAACAACGTCCTGTTCGGCGACAACAGACTTCTCGAAATTCTTAGACAGGGCGGCGAAAAGACCCCTGCCGAAACATGCACCCTTGTCAAAAAAGAAATCGACAACTTTGTACAGGACGTTCCGCAATTCGACGACATCACTATGCTCACCGTCAAGTTCAACGGAAGCGATGAACCCGTCTGGGAGCGTTACGAAAAGACGATCGATGTCAGCGGCAATAACAAGGGTGAGCTGAAGACTTTTGTACAAGACATTCTTACACCAATGGATGGAGCAAAGAAAATGCAAATGCAAGACGCCTGGGACCGCTACGAAAAAATCGTAGACGTCATCCCGGAAAACCAGGATATTCTAACCGCATTCGTCGAGGGAATCCTTGCCCCCATGGAAGGTTCCATGAAGTCGCAGATGCAAATCAACATCGCCATCGATGAAATCTACAGCAACATCGTCAAGTTCTCGGGAGCGACCAAGGTAACCCTGATTGTAGAAATCCGCAAAGCAACGCTTACCGCAAGGCTCACCTTTATCGACGACGGCAAGCCCTACGACCCGATCATGCAGGCAGACCCCGACGTGACGCTCCCCGCCGAAGACCGCGAAATCGGAGGACTCGGAATCTTTATCGTGAAGAAAACGATGGATAGCGTCTGCTACCGTCGAAATGGCGACAAAAACGAACTCGCAATCACCAAGACCCTTTAA
- a CDS encoding STAS domain-containing protein has translation MQINKITENDKLTVALEGRLDTLTAPQLDAEIQGKLDGVKSLVFDFKKLEYISSAGLRILLMAQKVMNKQGTMVVKNASSEIKEIFEVTGFCDILTVE, from the coding sequence ATGCAGATTAACAAAATCACAGAAAACGACAAGTTGACGGTTGCCCTCGAAGGCCGCCTGGATACCCTGACTGCCCCGCAACTTGACGCCGAGATTCAAGGCAAGCTCGACGGAGTCAAGTCGCTCGTGTTCGACTTCAAGAAGCTCGAATACATTTCTTCTGCAGGCCTCCGCATTTTGCTCATGGCCCAGAAGGTGATGAACAAGCAGGGCACCATGGTCGTGAAGAACGCCAGCTCCGAGATCAAGGAAATCTTCGAAGTCACCGGATTCTGCGACATCCTGACGGTCGAATAA
- a CDS encoding TolC family protein, which produces MNNTQAIFLGLLACSVAAYAADSWTLEDCLKQAKKASLKLESAKLREQSAEISVKQAKSSGGPTVSASIQNTLFDHPFVDNEDHYRLNLGISGSYTLWDGGATSLNVESKTLTKEATAYATQQTERSVQESVLNAYMSLLAANENLRTADASVELAQAEFEHYGKLFEAGSITKKDLTQSQSNVLQKQTSQLSAQLSVSTAKTTLRQLLELDGDADFQISAPESSIESPDSLEALPSYEQLKSDVQKAHPGLKSDSISVRAAQKNTQVAGKGSSITVTLGANSSTGLQAWESGGYKDQLKYGWQNSISLGINIPIIDGGATENKVLQAQVSETESQVSLREDLKTLENSVEKLYLNAVSADMQWKAALLQVEAESEALAVAEEQRNAGALTYTDFLTQKNNLEKARITLTNAKYTSLLSRKLLELYQGKLD; this is translated from the coding sequence ATGAATAACACGCAAGCTATTTTCCTTGGACTCCTCGCCTGTTCCGTAGCGGCCTACGCTGCGGACTCCTGGACCCTCGAAGATTGCCTTAAGCAAGCCAAGAAGGCAAGCCTCAAGCTGGAATCCGCGAAGCTCCGTGAACAGTCTGCCGAAATTTCCGTGAAGCAGGCGAAGTCGAGCGGCGGCCCTACCGTGAGTGCAAGCATCCAGAATACGCTCTTTGACCATCCTTTTGTCGATAACGAAGACCATTACCGCCTAAACCTCGGAATCTCCGGTTCCTATACGCTGTGGGATGGTGGGGCGACAAGCCTGAACGTGGAATCCAAGACGCTTACGAAAGAAGCGACCGCCTATGCGACCCAGCAGACGGAACGCTCTGTTCAGGAAAGTGTTCTGAACGCCTATATGAGTCTCCTCGCGGCAAACGAGAACCTGCGTACCGCCGATGCCTCGGTCGAACTTGCGCAGGCGGAGTTCGAACACTACGGCAAGCTTTTCGAAGCGGGGAGCATTACCAAGAAGGACCTTACGCAGTCGCAGTCCAACGTGCTGCAGAAGCAGACGTCGCAGCTTTCTGCGCAGCTTTCGGTGAGTACGGCGAAGACGACCCTTCGTCAGCTACTGGAACTGGATGGCGATGCCGATTTCCAGATCTCGGCTCCTGAATCGAGTATCGAAAGCCCTGACTCGCTCGAGGCACTCCCGTCTTACGAACAACTTAAGTCCGACGTGCAGAAGGCGCATCCCGGACTCAAGTCCGACAGCATTTCGGTGCGTGCCGCCCAGAAGAATACGCAGGTGGCGGGTAAGGGGAGTTCCATTACCGTGACGCTCGGTGCCAATTCCAGCACCGGGTTGCAGGCGTGGGAATCGGGTGGCTACAAGGATCAGCTCAAGTACGGCTGGCAGAATTCCATTTCGCTTGGAATCAACATTCCGATTATTGACGGCGGTGCCACGGAAAACAAGGTGCTGCAGGCGCAGGTCAGCGAGACCGAGTCGCAGGTGAGCCTTAGGGAAGACTTGAAGACCTTGGAAAACAGTGTCGAGAAACTTTATCTGAACGCCGTCAGTGCCGATATGCAGTGGAAGGCTGCGCTTCTTCAGGTGGAGGCCGAAAGCGAGGCACTTGCCGTCGCCGAGGAACAAAGGAATGCCGGCGCGCTCACCTATACGGATTTTCTGACTCAGAAAAACAATCTGGAAAAGGCGCGTATCACGCTAACTAATGCAAAGTACACCAGCCTCCTTTCGCGAAAGCTCCTGGAACTTTATCAGGGAAAGCTAGACTAA
- a CDS encoding PTS sugar transporter subunit IIA has product MRLSERFVDNCILINSKSTSKEEVLNELVDTLCSAYKLEHRSEIFDAVWTREQSRSTGIGCGLAVPHAKIDCVDRMCMAAATIEGGLDFASFDGEPVYLIILIVSPGNTVGPHLKALSSVSRLLADGGVRRDLIASKDPAEFLTILRAAEDKYL; this is encoded by the coding sequence ATGCGTCTTTCCGAAAGGTTTGTCGACAATTGCATTCTGATCAATTCCAAGAGCACGTCCAAGGAAGAAGTCCTGAACGAACTCGTGGATACGCTCTGCAGTGCCTACAAATTGGAACACCGTAGCGAAATCTTCGATGCCGTATGGACCCGCGAACAGAGCCGTTCCACCGGTATCGGTTGTGGACTCGCTGTTCCCCACGCAAAGATTGACTGCGTGGACCGTATGTGCATGGCCGCCGCTACCATCGAGGGCGGACTTGATTTTGCCTCGTTCGACGGCGAACCGGTATACCTGATTATCCTGATTGTAAGCCCCGGCAATACGGTAGGGCCGCACCTTAAGGCGCTTTCGTCGGTCAGCAGGCTTTTGGCAGACGGCGGTGTCCGTAGGGACCTGATCGCCTCCAAGGATCCGGCCGAGTTCCTGACGATTCTCCGTGCCGCCGAGGACAAGTATTTGTAA
- a CDS encoding type I 3-dehydroquinate dehydratase — protein sequence MLSDSRKYLVGLVGPDVLEAAEKDLFHPVRLDLDCCDALEIRYDFFDESEWPALSERVRNVVKDKLQIGTIRLKRDGGKFADARVVERLDLWQQILSAKQVPEWLDLERDCLCDFKQLSDLARPRGVSLLISEHNFVRIPSDMELETFAADVKRVGGQGLKIAAMSNSNEDCDRLYKFAKKFSKKFQMFAAFGMGETGRVSRLWSLNEGANLTYGAIGHSEAPGQIDVSVMRRVLEQGENLHSQMEILAFLNRF from the coding sequence ATGCTTTCCGATTCTCGCAAATACCTCGTGGGGCTTGTGGGGCCAGATGTCCTCGAAGCCGCTGAAAAGGACCTCTTTCATCCGGTGCGTCTTGACCTGGACTGTTGTGATGCCCTTGAAATCCGCTACGACTTCTTTGACGAATCGGAGTGGCCCGCCCTCTCGGAAAGGGTGAGGAATGTTGTCAAGGACAAGTTGCAGATTGGTACCATCCGCCTAAAGCGCGACGGTGGCAAGTTCGCCGATGCCCGCGTCGTGGAACGCCTGGACCTGTGGCAGCAGATTCTTTCGGCAAAGCAGGTGCCTGAATGGCTCGACCTGGAAAGGGACTGCCTGTGTGATTTCAAGCAGCTGAGTGACTTGGCGCGCCCCAGGGGAGTGAGCCTCTTGATCTCGGAACACAACTTTGTTCGCATTCCCAGTGACATGGAACTTGAAACTTTCGCCGCAGATGTCAAGCGCGTGGGGGGCCAGGGGCTAAAGATTGCCGCCATGAGCAATTCCAACGAAGACTGCGACCGCCTGTACAAGTTCGCAAAGAAGTTCTCGAAAAAGTTCCAGATGTTTGCCGCGTTCGGTATGGGCGAAACCGGCAGGGTAAGCCGCCTTTGGTCGTTGAACGAGGGGGCGAACCTCACCTACGGGGCAATCGGACATTCCGAGGCTCCTGGGCAGATCGACGTCTCCGTGATGCGTCGGGTTCTCGAACAGGGTGAAAATTTGCATTCCCAGATGGAAATTTTGGCGTTTTTGAACCGCTTTTAG
- the bioB gene encoding biotin synthase BioB, whose protein sequence is MSFIQELKQKVLGGYEINREEAVRLLSENLDELCAAANEIREKFHGNNFDFCSIVNARSGRCSENCKYCAQSSYYHTGAPEYKLLSADEIVEDAKKKEAAGIPRYSIVTSGRTLSNRDVEQISDAIRRLKKETKLSVCLSAGLLNREQFDKLKEAGLTRFHNNLETYRRHFPDVCTTHTYDDKIGALQNALAAGLEICSGGIMGLGETMEDRIDMCLDLRKLGVKSTPVNVLNAIPGTPYESLPKLTNDEFCRIVAIYRFINPKAFIRLAGGRGVLGDDGKRAFQSGANAAITDDMLTTAGVNSCKDFELVKGLGFKPHGFIE, encoded by the coding sequence ATGTCCTTTATCCAGGAACTTAAGCAAAAAGTGCTCGGCGGGTACGAAATCAACCGCGAAGAAGCCGTTAGACTTTTAAGTGAAAACCTCGACGAACTCTGCGCCGCCGCAAACGAAATCCGCGAAAAATTCCACGGAAACAACTTTGACTTCTGTTCCATCGTGAACGCCCGCAGCGGTCGCTGCTCCGAAAACTGCAAGTACTGCGCCCAGAGCAGCTACTACCACACCGGCGCCCCCGAATACAAACTCCTTAGCGCCGACGAAATCGTCGAAGACGCCAAGAAAAAGGAAGCCGCAGGCATTCCCCGCTACTCCATCGTCACGTCAGGTCGCACACTTTCAAACCGCGATGTCGAACAAATTAGCGACGCAATTCGCCGCCTCAAAAAAGAGACGAAACTTTCCGTGTGCCTTTCGGCAGGGCTTTTGAACAGGGAACAGTTCGACAAGCTGAAAGAAGCGGGACTCACCCGTTTCCACAACAACCTGGAAACCTACCGCAGGCATTTTCCGGACGTGTGCACCACGCACACCTACGACGACAAGATTGGCGCATTGCAGAACGCCCTCGCCGCAGGCCTTGAAATTTGCAGCGGCGGCATCATGGGACTCGGCGAAACCATGGAAGACCGAATCGACATGTGCCTGGACCTCCGCAAACTCGGCGTCAAGTCTACCCCGGTGAACGTGCTGAACGCCATTCCCGGAACTCCGTACGAAAGCCTCCCGAAGCTTACCAATGACGAATTCTGTCGCATCGTGGCGATTTATAGATTCATCAACCCGAAGGCATTTATCCGCCTCGCGGGTGGCCGCGGTGTCTTGGGCGACGACGGCAAGCGAGCCTTCCAGAGCGGCGCAAACGCAGCCATCACCGACGACATGCTCACGACCGCCGGCGTCAACAGTTGCAAGGACTTTGAGCTGGTGAAAGGCCTCGGATTCAAACCGCACGGATTCATTGAATAA
- a CDS encoding ATP-dependent Clp protease proteolytic subunit, whose translation MADCNEKNEKAPSEIMKKAEEYLASKRKIFLWGGVDDESAERIVKELLYLDSLSHEDIYFFINSPGGVISSGLAIYDCMNAIQSDVVTVCCGQAASMGAVLLTSGAKGKRYAWPNARIMIHQPLIHGEIVAPASDIQIQAEEMLRIRNITGKILAETSGHSMEEIDRDTERDNFMSAEEAKAYGLVDKVESIV comes from the coding sequence ATGGCCGATTGCAACGAAAAGAACGAAAAAGCCCCTTCCGAAATCATGAAGAAGGCTGAAGAATACCTTGCCTCCAAGCGCAAAATCTTCTTGTGGGGCGGTGTCGACGACGAAAGCGCCGAACGCATTGTTAAAGAACTTCTGTACCTGGATTCGCTCTCCCACGAAGACATCTATTTCTTCATCAACAGCCCGGGTGGCGTGATTTCCAGCGGCCTTGCCATTTACGACTGCATGAACGCAATCCAGAGCGACGTGGTTACGGTTTGCTGCGGTCAGGCAGCCTCGATGGGCGCCGTACTCTTGACCTCGGGTGCAAAGGGCAAGCGTTACGCCTGGCCGAACGCCCGCATCATGATTCACCAGCCGCTCATTCACGGTGAAATCGTCGCCCCCGCAAGCGATATCCAGATCCAAGCCGAAGAAATGCTCCGTATCCGTAACATCACGGGTAAGATTCTTGCCGAAACGTCTGGACACTCCATGGAAGAAATCGACCGCGACACCGAACGCGACAATTTCATGAGTGCCGAAGAAGCCAAGGCCTACGGTCTGGTCGACAAGGTCGAAAGCATCGTTTAG
- the ftsY gene encoding signal recognition particle-docking protein FtsY has product MGFFSAIKNGLAKTRDALMGELKGIVGAGKITDETLEDLEEHLIKADVGVEAAFLLTDALREQALGKSLTTEQVLDIMRNEAERLLKDPPPFTLKGKPHVVLVIGVNGAGKTTTIGKLAARLKDEGKKVMIAACDTFRAAAIDQLETWAERSGAEFVKHQEGSDPAAVAFDACNAAVARGCDVVLIDTAGRLHNKDYLMEELKKIVRVIKKVSPEMPHDMWLVIDGNTGQNTINQTKIFNQSFPLTGLVVTKLDGTARGGAVLSIASSLQIPIRWIGMGERIDQLVPFSKAEYVEGLFENALEENEQ; this is encoded by the coding sequence ATGGGATTTTTTTCTGCCATCAAGAATGGCCTTGCCAAGACCCGCGACGCCCTGATGGGCGAACTCAAGGGAATTGTCGGTGCAGGCAAAATTACGGACGAGACTCTCGAAGATCTCGAAGAACACCTGATCAAGGCGGACGTAGGTGTAGAAGCCGCGTTCCTCTTGACCGATGCCCTTCGTGAACAGGCTCTCGGAAAGTCGCTTACCACCGAGCAGGTTCTCGACATTATGCGTAACGAAGCGGAACGCCTCTTGAAGGATCCGCCGCCGTTTACACTCAAAGGGAAGCCGCACGTGGTGCTCGTTATCGGCGTGAACGGTGCCGGAAAGACGACCACCATCGGTAAACTCGCCGCCCGCCTGAAAGACGAAGGCAAGAAGGTGATGATTGCCGCCTGTGACACGTTCCGTGCAGCAGCTATCGACCAGCTCGAAACCTGGGCCGAACGCAGCGGTGCCGAATTCGTGAAGCACCAGGAAGGTTCCGACCCTGCGGCAGTGGCATTCGACGCCTGCAATGCGGCGGTCGCCCGCGGCTGCGACGTGGTACTGATCGATACCGCCGGACGCCTGCACAATAAAGACTACCTGATGGAAGAACTCAAGAAGATTGTCCGCGTGATCAAGAAGGTAAGTCCGGAGATGCCGCACGATATGTGGCTAGTCATCGACGGCAACACCGGACAGAACACCATCAACCAGACGAAAATCTTCAACCAGAGCTTCCCGCTCACCGGCCTCGTAGTCACCAAGCTCGACGGCACGGCCCGTGGCGGCGCGGTACTTTCGATTGCAAGTTCGCTCCAGATTCCTATCCGCTGGATTGGCATGGGTGAACGCATCGACCAGTTGGTACCTTTCAGCAAGGCCGAATACGTGGAAGGCCTTTTCGAAAACGCCCTGGAAGAAAACGAGCAGTAA
- a CDS encoding DUF255 domain-containing protein has translation MKRTSWFSALLLFILLGMAPTVFAAPAKKNAAPEKKSLVHWMDYTQALEKAKSGPKLIFVDLYADWCVPCRIMDANVYSDPTVAAILNTRFYAVKLDADSQDSIMCDGQKNTVQRCYFDVWDLHALPAFVLVAPKGMSILTVTDSMSPQELQYMLYQFLEKEKEWMSR, from the coding sequence ATGAAGCGTACCTCATGGTTTTCCGCCCTTCTGCTTTTTATTCTACTTGGCATGGCTCCGACCGTTTTCGCGGCACCCGCCAAGAAGAACGCTGCTCCAGAAAAAAAATCCCTGGTGCACTGGATGGACTACACCCAGGCGCTTGAAAAGGCGAAGTCCGGTCCGAAGCTTATTTTTGTAGACTTGTATGCGGACTGGTGCGTCCCTTGCCGAATCATGGATGCAAACGTCTACAGCGACCCCACCGTCGCGGCCATCCTGAACACCCGCTTTTACGCGGTAAAGCTCGATGCCGATTCGCAGGATTCCATCATGTGCGACGGGCAAAAGAATACGGTGCAACGTTGCTATTTCGATGTGTGGGACCTGCATGCGCTTCCTGCGTTCGTGCTTGTCGCCCCCAAGGGCATGAGCATTCTTACCGTAACCGATTCCATGTCGCCGCAAGAGCTACAATACATGCTGTACCAGTTCCTTGAAAAGGAAAAGGAGTGGATGTCTCGATGA
- a CDS encoding glycosyltransferase family 2 protein, which produces MNEQFLFYVQVVFWALLFLLVHCYLLFPMTLPFVSEIFKRRKSPEKGDVELPTVSILISAYNEEAVIERKIQNILELDYPKEKLEVLIGDDGSADKTAEIIARYADQGITLVKAPKNAGKAAMLNRLNTIAKNDILLFCDANTMFFPNVVRKLVIPFQDKKIGCACGHLILSDKSGSTLGRGESSYWDLESEIKKFEGVLDMLIGGNGALYAIRRELYTELPVKKSVMDDFFVTTKVLEKGYYCTFVTSAIGTEQTSKESSGEFRRKVRIGRANFNFLFSYLPLLNPLHPMLAYLFFSHKILRWFSPHIMILLFVANALLLTSGLFYQIFFGAMTVALLVAALKIVPSGYYFLSMNYAMLKGFFMAFKPEKSGGWAREARSDE; this is translated from the coding sequence ATGAACGAACAATTCTTGTTCTATGTCCAGGTTGTTTTTTGGGCATTGCTTTTTCTGCTAGTACACTGCTACCTGCTTTTCCCGATGACGCTCCCGTTCGTGAGCGAAATTTTCAAGCGTCGCAAGTCCCCCGAAAAAGGCGACGTCGAACTCCCGACGGTCTCGATTCTGATTTCGGCCTATAACGAAGAAGCCGTTATCGAACGCAAGATTCAGAACATCCTGGAGCTGGACTACCCGAAAGAAAAACTCGAAGTGCTCATTGGCGATGACGGCTCGGCCGACAAGACCGCAGAAATCATCGCCCGATATGCCGACCAGGGAATTACGCTCGTCAAGGCTCCGAAAAATGCAGGAAAGGCGGCCATGCTCAACCGTCTGAACACGATTGCCAAAAACGACATTCTGCTTTTCTGCGACGCGAACACGATGTTTTTCCCGAACGTGGTCCGCAAGCTGGTGATTCCGTTCCAGGACAAGAAAATCGGCTGCGCCTGCGGGCACCTGATTCTTTCAGACAAAAGCGGCTCTACGCTTGGCCGCGGCGAAAGTTCCTACTGGGACCTGGAATCCGAAATCAAGAAATTCGAAGGTGTGCTCGACATGCTGATTGGCGGCAACGGTGCCCTCTACGCCATCCGCCGCGAACTGTACACGGAACTGCCGGTAAAGAAGAGCGTGATGGACGACTTCTTCGTAACGACCAAGGTGCTCGAAAAGGGCTACTACTGCACGTTTGTTACAAGCGCAATCGGTACCGAACAGACCTCCAAGGAATCGAGCGGAGAATTCCGCCGCAAGGTGCGTATCGGACGCGCGAACTTCAACTTTCTGTTCTCCTACCTGCCGTTGCTGAACCCGCTGCACCCCATGCTCGCGTACCTGTTCTTCTCGCACAAGATACTTCGCTGGTTCTCGCCGCATATTATGATATTACTCTTTGTCGCAAACGCGCTACTCCTTACGAGCGGACTCTTCTACCAGATTTTCTTTGGCGCCATGACCGTCGCCTTGCTGGTGGCAGCACTCAAGATTGTGCCGAGCGGATACTATTTCCTTTCGATGAACTACGCGATGCTCAAGGGATTTTTCATGGCGTTTAAGCCCGAAAAGAGTGGCGGCTGGGCACGCGAAGCTCGCAGCGACGAGTAG